One window of the Thermoflexus hugenholtzii JAD2 genome contains the following:
- a CDS encoding cyclic 2,3-diphosphoglycerate synthase, whose translation MADRIRVIIMGAAGRDFHNFNVFFRDNPDYEVVAFTAAQIPNIEGRRYPPELAGSLYPEGIPIHPEEELPELIRRFRVDRVVFAYSDVSHEYVMHRASIAHAAGADFWLMGPRATQLKSRKPVVSIGAVRTGSGKSPTTRRVARLLRELGWRPVIVRHPMPYGDLRKQVVQRFASFEDLDRYECTIEEREEYEPHLAHGFTVYAGVDYERILHAAEEEGDLILWDGGNNDFPFFVSDLHIVVVDPHRPGHELRYHPGEANLRMADVVVINKIDTASPEAIHQVRENVQQVNPQAVLIEAAMPIFVEDPDAIRGRRVLVVEDGPTLTHGEMAYGAGWVAARRFGAAEILDPRPYAVGSIREVYQRYPQTGPVLPAMGYGAAQIRELEETINQAPCDLVLTATPVDLARILRVRHPVVRVRYEIQEIGRPTLADVLVERLGRGPQPPDSGAGRN comes from the coding sequence ATGGCCGATCGCATCCGCGTGATCATCATGGGCGCCGCTGGAAGGGATTTCCACAATTTCAATGTCTTCTTCCGGGACAACCCGGATTACGAGGTGGTGGCCTTCACGGCCGCCCAGATCCCGAACATCGAAGGGCGCCGGTATCCGCCCGAGCTGGCCGGCTCCCTGTATCCCGAGGGCATCCCCATCCACCCCGAGGAGGAGCTTCCGGAGCTCATCCGCCGCTTTCGGGTCGATCGCGTGGTCTTCGCCTACAGCGACGTCAGCCACGAGTATGTGATGCACCGGGCCAGCATCGCCCACGCGGCCGGGGCGGATTTCTGGCTGATGGGCCCCCGCGCCACCCAGCTGAAATCCCGCAAACCCGTGGTCTCCATCGGCGCGGTGCGCACCGGCAGCGGCAAGAGCCCCACCACCCGGCGGGTGGCCCGGCTGTTGCGGGAGCTCGGCTGGCGCCCGGTGATCGTGCGCCATCCCATGCCCTACGGCGATCTGCGCAAACAGGTCGTGCAGCGCTTCGCCTCATTTGAGGATCTCGATCGCTATGAATGCACCATCGAGGAACGGGAGGAATACGAGCCCCATCTGGCCCACGGCTTCACCGTCTACGCCGGGGTGGATTACGAGCGGATCCTGCATGCGGCGGAGGAGGAGGGGGACCTCATCCTCTGGGATGGGGGAAACAACGACTTTCCCTTCTTCGTCTCCGACCTTCACATCGTGGTCGTCGATCCCCATCGGCCGGGCCACGAGCTGCGCTACCATCCCGGCGAGGCCAACCTGCGCATGGCCGATGTGGTGGTGATCAACAAGATCGACACCGCCTCCCCGGAGGCCATCCATCAGGTCCGGGAGAACGTCCAACAGGTCAACCCCCAGGCGGTCCTCATCGAGGCCGCCATGCCCATCTTCGTGGAGGATCCCGACGCCATCCGCGGCCGGCGAGTCTTAGTGGTGGAAGACGGGCCCACCCTCACCCACGGGGAGATGGCCTACGGGGCAGGGTGGGTGGCCGCCCGGCGCTTCGGGGCGGCTGAGATCCTGGACCCCCGGCCTTACGCGGTGGGCAGCATCCGGGAGGTCTACCAGCGCTATCCCCAGACCGGCCCCGTGCTCCCGGCCATGGGCTACGGCGCCGCGCAGATCCGCGAGCTGGAGGAGACCATCAACCAAGCTCCCTGCGACCTGGTGCTCACGGCCACGCCGGTGGATCTGGCCCGCATCCTGCGGGTGCGCCACCCCGTGGTGCGGGTGCGCTACGAGATCCAGGAGATCGGCCGCCCGACCCTGGCTGACGTGCTGGTGGAGCGCCTGGGGCGCGGCCCACAGCCGCCGGATTCCGGTGCAGGCCGAAATTGA
- the tatC gene encoding twin-arginine translocase subunit TatC gives MRIPRLQSPGKAVKPRKVDQPRPLLEHLEELRQRLLRSLVALGIGTGVGLLIADRVIDVLAAPVGGRAGLVSVDVTESIAAYMRVALLSGFTLAFPYIVYQILAFIYVGLLPHERRVVLLLVPLATLLFVGGAAFTYFVMMPVAIPFLTTFAGIRTQPRPSTYLTFVVSLMFWLGLSFEMPLVTFALAKARLITARQLLRGWRFAVLAIAVLAAAITPTVDPVNMSIVMLPLLGLYLLSVLLAALA, from the coding sequence ATGCGGATCCCTCGTCTTCAGAGCCCAGGGAAAGCCGTTAAGCCCCGAAAGGTGGATCAGCCCCGGCCGCTGCTGGAGCATCTGGAGGAGCTGCGCCAGCGGCTGCTGCGGAGCCTGGTCGCCCTGGGGATCGGCACCGGGGTGGGGTTGCTCATCGCGGACCGGGTGATCGACGTCCTGGCGGCGCCGGTGGGCGGGCGGGCCGGGCTGGTCTCCGTAGACGTTACGGAGAGCATCGCCGCGTACATGCGCGTGGCCTTGCTCTCCGGGTTCACCCTGGCCTTCCCTTACATCGTCTATCAGATCCTCGCCTTCATCTACGTGGGGCTGCTTCCCCATGAACGCCGGGTCGTCCTCCTCCTGGTGCCCCTGGCCACCCTGCTCTTCGTGGGAGGTGCCGCCTTCACGTATTTCGTGATGATGCCGGTGGCCATCCCCTTTCTCACCACCTTTGCCGGCATCCGGACCCAGCCCCGGCCCTCCACGTATCTCACCTTTGTGGTCTCCTTGATGTTCTGGCTGGGTTTGAGTTTCGAGATGCCGCTCGTGACCTTCGCCCTGGCCAAGGCCCGCCTGATCACGGCCCGCCAGCTGCTGCGCGGGTGGCGTTTCGCCGTGCTGGCTATCGCCGTCCTGGCCGCCGCCATCACGCCCACCGTGGACCCGGTCAACATGAGCATCGTGATGTTGCCGCTGCTCGGGCTTTACCTGCTCAGCGTGTTGCTGGCTGCCCTGGCATAA
- a CDS encoding Sec-independent protein translocase subunit TatA/TatB → MESLFGIGPMELAFIFLLAFILLGPRDLPRLAYQLGRWARQAQLLYAEFRREWEAEVQEVAREVEQAATTPPETFLPPTVATYQLPPSSGITHADPSSSEPRESR, encoded by the coding sequence ATGGAAAGCCTGTTCGGCATCGGCCCGATGGAGCTGGCTTTTATCTTCTTGTTGGCCTTCATCCTGCTGGGGCCACGGGATCTCCCGCGCCTGGCCTATCAGCTGGGGCGCTGGGCTCGACAGGCCCAGCTCCTCTATGCGGAGTTCCGACGGGAGTGGGAGGCGGAGGTCCAGGAGGTCGCCCGGGAGGTAGAGCAGGCCGCCACAACGCCCCCCGAGACCTTCCTCCCGCCAACCGTCGCCACTTATCAGCTGCCCCCCTCCTCGGGGATCACCCATGCGGATCCCTCGTCTTCAGAGCCCAGGGAAAGCCGTTAA
- the nusB gene encoding transcription antitermination factor NusB — protein MARRPPPARKNDPEGGARESGGIPLLRRARMVALQALYEIDAAGHPPGEVLSTRFQAEPLPPEARAFVQEIVTGVLAHREEIDRLIQRYAPAWPVAQMAIIDRNILRMAIFEFVIARRTSPAVAINEAVELGKLFGSESTPRFVNGVLGSIADEMESGDGRQSGP, from the coding sequence GTGGCCCGTCGACCGCCTCCGGCTCGGAAGAACGACCCTGAAGGAGGCGCCCGGGAGAGCGGGGGGATCCCGCTGCTGCGGCGGGCCCGCATGGTGGCCTTGCAAGCCCTTTATGAGATCGACGCCGCCGGCCACCCGCCCGGCGAGGTCCTCTCGACCCGCTTCCAGGCGGAGCCCTTGCCCCCCGAGGCCCGCGCTTTCGTTCAGGAGATCGTCACCGGGGTCCTCGCCCATCGCGAGGAGATCGATCGGCTGATCCAGCGCTACGCTCCGGCGTGGCCGGTGGCCCAGATGGCCATCATCGACCGCAACATCCTGCGCATGGCCATCTTTGAATTCGTCATCGCCCGGCGCACGAGCCCGGCGGTGGCCATCAATGAGGCCGTGGAGCTGGGGAAGCTCTTCGGCTCCGAGAGTACCCCACGCTTCGTCAATGGCGTGCTGGGCAGCATTGCTGATGAGATGGAGTCGGGAGATGGCAGGCAGAGCGGGCCCTGA
- a CDS encoding Asp23/Gls24 family envelope stress response protein, which yields MGGVEEHGPIPGRVIVAPEVLRTIVRQAALQVPGVARLAPMRVGPWPLAEGVRLTVVEHRVRVDVALVVRPETRFREVARQVQEEVARALRDLTGLEVEAVNILIADVEVEARGPSTASGSEERP from the coding sequence ATGGGTGGGGTGGAGGAGCACGGGCCGATCCCTGGCCGCGTCATCGTCGCCCCCGAGGTGCTGCGAACCATCGTCCGGCAGGCCGCCCTGCAGGTCCCTGGAGTCGCGCGCCTGGCCCCGATGCGGGTCGGGCCCTGGCCCCTCGCCGAAGGGGTCCGTCTGACGGTGGTGGAACATCGGGTGCGGGTGGACGTCGCCCTGGTGGTGCGTCCGGAGACCCGCTTCCGCGAGGTCGCCCGACAGGTCCAGGAGGAGGTGGCCCGGGCCCTCCGGGACCTGACCGGCCTGGAGGTCGAGGCGGTCAACATCCTGATCGCGGACGTGGAGGTGGAAGCCCGTGGCCCGTCGACCGCCTCCGGCTCGGAAGAACGACCCTGA
- the fabG gene encoding 3-oxoacyl-[acyl-carrier-protein] reductase — MGNLEGRVAVVTGASRGLGRAIALELARRGARIVVNYRQNEAAAREVVEAIRAAGGEAIAVQADVSRYEEAERLIRAALEAFGRVDILVNNAGATRDNLLALMKEEDWDFILATNLKSAFNCTKAALRPMMRQRYGRIINITSIAGLVGNAGQTNYAAAKAGLIGFTKSLAKEVGSRNITVNAVAPGLIPTDLTEPLPQEFKEAALRMTPLGRLGTPEDVAYAVAFLASDEAAFITGHVLTVDGGMTCV; from the coding sequence ATGGGGAACCTGGAGGGCCGTGTGGCGGTGGTGACCGGGGCCTCGCGGGGGCTGGGGCGGGCCATCGCCCTGGAGCTGGCCCGGCGGGGCGCCCGGATTGTGGTGAACTACCGGCAGAACGAGGCCGCCGCCCGCGAGGTGGTGGAGGCCATCCGGGCCGCCGGCGGGGAAGCCATCGCCGTGCAGGCCGATGTCAGCCGCTATGAGGAAGCCGAGCGTCTGATCCGCGCTGCCCTGGAGGCCTTCGGCCGCGTGGACATCCTGGTCAACAACGCGGGGGCCACCCGAGACAACCTGCTGGCCCTGATGAAAGAGGAGGACTGGGATTTCATCCTGGCCACCAACCTGAAGAGCGCTTTTAACTGCACCAAGGCCGCCCTGCGGCCGATGATGCGGCAACGCTACGGGCGCATCATCAACATCACCTCCATCGCCGGCCTGGTGGGCAACGCCGGCCAGACCAACTACGCCGCCGCCAAAGCCGGCCTCATCGGCTTCACCAAATCCCTGGCCAAAGAGGTGGGCTCCCGCAACATCACCGTCAACGCCGTGGCTCCCGGCCTGATCCCCACGGACCTGACGGAGCCCCTGCCCCAGGAGTTCAAGGAGGCGGCCCTGCGGATGACCCCCCTGGGGCGCCTGGGGACGCCGGAGGACGTGGCCTACGCAGTGGCCTTCCTGGCCTCCGATGAGGCTGCCTTCATCACCGGCCATGTCCTCACCGTGGACGGCGGGATGACATGCGTATGA
- a CDS encoding Dph6-related ATP pyrophosphatase, whose translation MIALAWSGGKDSMMALHALRRRGERVAVLLVTLNEAFDRVSMHGVRRSLIHAQAAALGLPLYEVWLPHPCPNEIYEQRMGEAVRALMDQGIRRFAFGDLFLEEIRAYRLRHLLPLGAEVLFPIWGEPTHDLVRRFLALGFRALTVCVDGNRLGPAFLGRTLDLGFLADLPPEVDPAGENGEFHTFVYDGPGFREPVAFTRGEQVYRDGFWFQDLVPVTVPALPVLPRKGSL comes from the coding sequence ATGATCGCGCTGGCCTGGAGCGGTGGAAAAGACAGCATGATGGCCCTGCACGCCTTGCGGCGGCGGGGCGAGCGCGTGGCCGTGCTGCTGGTCACCCTGAACGAGGCCTTCGATCGCGTCAGCATGCACGGGGTGCGCCGCTCCCTGATCCACGCCCAGGCCGCGGCCCTGGGCCTTCCCCTCTATGAGGTGTGGCTCCCCCATCCATGCCCCAACGAGATCTACGAGCAACGGATGGGCGAGGCGGTCCGGGCGCTCATGGATCAGGGGATCCGCCGCTTCGCCTTCGGCGACCTGTTCCTGGAGGAGATCCGCGCCTACCGGCTCCGCCACCTCCTCCCGCTCGGCGCCGAGGTCCTGTTCCCGATCTGGGGCGAGCCCACCCATGACCTGGTGCGCCGCTTCCTCGCCCTGGGGTTCCGGGCCCTCACCGTCTGCGTGGACGGGAACCGGCTGGGCCCAGCCTTCCTGGGGCGGACCCTGGATCTGGGCTTCCTGGCCGACCTTCCCCCGGAGGTCGATCCCGCGGGGGAGAACGGGGAGTTCCATACGTTCGTGTATGACGGCCCGGGCTTCCGGGAGCCGGTGGCCTTCACCCGGGGCGAGCAGGTCTATCGGGACGGCTTCTGGTTTCAGGATCTGGTTCCGGTGACGGTGCCGGCCCTTCCGGTCCTTCCCCGGAAGGGGAGCCTCTGA
- a CDS encoding glycosyltransferase family 4 protein, producing the protein MRVLISGWFLGYPDTGTGQYVREMIARLPVVRPGWEIGVAFPEGWGSALPEGVTPVPIRLPRAPRALRKIWFEQFALPQAAARWRADRLFVPYWAPPLRAPAPIIVTVHDLIPLRFPEYRSGFGVRLYTALVRAATPGAARILTDSEASRQDILRWLRVPPERVVAIPLGVSERFTPRPDPIADARVRTRYDLPPAYVLYLGGFDRRKNIETLLAVYTWAQEAIGYNFPLVIAGRLPEGSHRLFVDPRPLARAWGLEEVVRWIGPVDEVDKPALYRGASAFLYPSRYEGFGLPVLEAMACGVPVVASEIPALAELAGDAAYLVPPDDARGMAGALIAVLVDAHLGQTLRERGLRRAAQFSWRACAERTAEAIEGSV; encoded by the coding sequence ATGCGGGTGCTGATCAGCGGATGGTTCCTGGGATATCCGGATACCGGCACTGGACAGTATGTGCGGGAGATGATCGCACGCCTCCCCGTCGTCCGGCCGGGCTGGGAGATCGGCGTGGCTTTCCCGGAAGGGTGGGGGAGTGCGTTGCCGGAGGGAGTGACGCCGGTGCCCATCCGGCTGCCCCGGGCGCCCCGCGCCCTCCGGAAGATCTGGTTCGAACAGTTCGCCCTGCCGCAGGCCGCGGCCCGCTGGCGGGCGGACCGCTTGTTCGTCCCTTACTGGGCGCCGCCTCTGCGCGCCCCGGCGCCGATCATCGTCACGGTCCACGACTTGATCCCATTGCGCTTCCCGGAATATCGGTCGGGCTTCGGCGTGCGGCTGTATACCGCCCTGGTGCGGGCGGCCACCCCGGGCGCCGCCCGCATCCTGACGGACTCCGAGGCCTCCCGTCAGGACATCCTTCGCTGGCTCCGGGTTCCCCCAGAGCGGGTGGTGGCGATCCCCCTGGGGGTCTCGGAGCGGTTCACCCCGCGCCCGGATCCCATCGCGGACGCCCGGGTGCGGACCCGATACGATTTGCCTCCGGCGTATGTGCTGTATCTGGGGGGCTTCGATCGGCGCAAGAACATCGAGACCTTGCTGGCGGTCTACACCTGGGCTCAAGAGGCGATCGGTTACAATTTCCCGCTGGTGATCGCCGGGCGCCTGCCCGAGGGCTCCCATCGTCTGTTCGTGGATCCCCGCCCCCTGGCCCGGGCGTGGGGACTTGAGGAAGTGGTCCGATGGATCGGCCCGGTGGACGAGGTGGACAAGCCGGCGCTGTATCGGGGCGCTTCGGCCTTCCTGTATCCTTCCCGGTATGAGGGGTTCGGGTTGCCGGTGCTGGAGGCGATGGCCTGCGGGGTGCCGGTGGTGGCTTCGGAGATCCCGGCCCTGGCCGAGCTGGCCGGCGACGCCGCCTATCTGGTCCCGCCGGACGACGCCCGGGGGATGGCGGGGGCACTGATCGCTGTCCTGGTCGATGCCCATCTGGGGCAGACGTTGCGGGAGCGCGGGCTGCGGCGGGCTGCGCAGTTCTCATGGCGGGCCTGCGCCGAGCGCACGGCGGAGGCCATCGAAGGCAGCGTATAG
- a CDS encoding 6-pyruvoyl trahydropterin synthase family protein, with protein sequence MDRVQVAQDNLVFCAGHFMIFPQGSEPLHGHNYRVSVALEGELRDDMVMDFVALKRLVKALVEELDHRVLLPAEHPRLRLRIEEDQVEAEVDRKRYVFPLEDVRILPIPNTSAEWLARYLAGRLRARLPEGLRLHALEVEVEESFGQRAIHREVLHAAAAAS encoded by the coding sequence ATGGATCGCGTGCAGGTTGCTCAGGACAACCTGGTGTTCTGCGCCGGGCATTTCATGATCTTCCCGCAAGGGAGCGAGCCGCTCCACGGCCACAACTACCGGGTGTCGGTGGCCCTGGAGGGTGAGCTCCGGGACGACATGGTGATGGACTTTGTCGCTCTGAAGCGCCTGGTGAAGGCGCTGGTGGAGGAGCTGGATCACCGGGTGCTGCTGCCGGCGGAGCACCCGCGGCTGCGCCTGCGGATCGAGGAGGATCAGGTGGAAGCGGAGGTGGATCGCAAGCGCTACGTGTTCCCCCTGGAGGATGTACGCATCCTGCCTATCCCCAACACGTCGGCGGAGTGGCTGGCCCGCTATCTCGCGGGGCGGTTGCGGGCGCGCCTGCCGGAGGGGCTCCGTCTGCACGCCCTGGAGGTCGAGGTGGAGGAATCCTTCGGCCAACGCGCGATCCACCGGGAGGTGCTCCATGCCGCCGCTGCGGCGTCGTAA
- the folP gene encoding dihydropteroate synthase, producing the protein MPPLRRRKHRVGIALGSNLGDRDAALREALERLLEIVEIEAVSSFYETEPVGYTDQPMFLNAVCVGTTDHSPYDLLTACKAIEAAMGRQPGPRWGPRPIDLDVLFYDDLCLDDEVLTLPHPRMAERAFVMTPLAEVAPEWRHPRLGRTAADLAAGLPAVGIRLWARAPMRVGRGFLYWGRETLVMGILNVTPDSFSGDGLLKGPGWVEAALEQARRFKAAGAHLLDVGGESTRPGAEPVPAEEEMRRVLPVIRRLAEEGLGPISIDTYKVEVARAAVEAGADLINDVWAMRADPAMAETVAELGVPIVLMDNRSRREAVVRDPRLGARYEGAVQEDIVAAVKAHLQERVQAARAAGIPPYRIILDPGLGFGKTVAQNLELIDRLGELRELGFPILVGPSRKSFIGYTLNLPPEERLEGTAAVVALCIARGADIIRVHDVQAMVRVARMADAIVRRGPPWTA; encoded by the coding sequence ATGCCGCCGCTGCGGCGTCGTAAGCATCGCGTGGGCATCGCCCTGGGGAGCAACCTGGGGGATCGGGACGCGGCCCTGCGGGAGGCCCTGGAGCGCCTCCTGGAGATCGTGGAGATCGAGGCCGTCTCCTCGTTCTATGAGACGGAGCCCGTGGGCTACACGGACCAGCCCATGTTCCTGAACGCCGTCTGCGTGGGCACCACCGATCACTCCCCTTATGATCTGCTGACAGCCTGTAAGGCGATCGAGGCGGCGATGGGACGTCAGCCGGGCCCGCGCTGGGGTCCTCGCCCCATCGATCTGGATGTCCTGTTCTACGACGATCTGTGTCTGGACGATGAGGTGCTAACCCTGCCGCATCCGCGCATGGCCGAGCGCGCCTTCGTGATGACGCCGCTGGCGGAGGTAGCCCCGGAGTGGCGACACCCCCGTCTGGGACGGACGGCGGCGGACCTGGCCGCCGGTTTGCCCGCCGTCGGGATCCGTCTATGGGCTCGGGCGCCGATGCGCGTGGGGCGGGGTTTCCTTTACTGGGGACGGGAGACCCTGGTGATGGGCATCCTGAACGTCACCCCGGACTCTTTCTCCGGGGATGGGTTGCTGAAGGGGCCGGGCTGGGTGGAGGCGGCCCTGGAGCAGGCGCGCCGCTTCAAGGCCGCGGGGGCCCATCTGCTCGACGTGGGCGGGGAGAGCACCCGACCCGGCGCGGAGCCGGTGCCTGCAGAGGAGGAGATGCGCCGGGTGCTGCCGGTGATCCGACGGCTGGCGGAGGAGGGATTGGGCCCCATCTCCATCGACACCTATAAAGTGGAGGTGGCCCGGGCCGCCGTGGAGGCTGGGGCGGACCTGATCAACGACGTCTGGGCGATGCGGGCGGATCCCGCCATGGCGGAGACCGTGGCCGAGCTGGGCGTCCCGATCGTCCTGATGGACAACCGGAGCCGCCGGGAGGCGGTGGTGCGGGACCCCCGGCTGGGCGCTCGCTATGAGGGCGCGGTGCAGGAAGACATCGTGGCGGCGGTCAAAGCGCATCTTCAGGAACGGGTGCAGGCCGCCCGCGCCGCCGGGATCCCCCCTTACCGGATCATCTTGGATCCCGGGCTGGGGTTCGGCAAGACCGTGGCGCAGAACCTGGAGCTGATCGACCGCCTGGGGGAGCTGCGGGAGCTGGGCTTCCCCATTCTGGTGGGGCCCTCCCGCAAATCCTTCATCGGCTACACCCTGAACCTCCCGCCGGAGGAGCGGCTGGAGGGCACGGCGGCCGTCGTGGCCCTCTGCATCGCCCGCGGGGCCGATATCATCCGGGTTCACGATGTCCAAGCGATGGTCCGGGTCGCCCGCATGGCCGACGCCATCGTCCGCCGCGGGCCACCGTGGACGGCCTGA
- a CDS encoding FHA domain-containing protein, producing MAEIEPTTPESSGNLTPPDAERWQTAPLAEGETEAESPSPKAPATLLRLRIAQSGRTIEVRTSQVCEIGRPDPGLGLFPDLDLSQEGPEAIWVSRRHACIFYHDGHFYIEDLGSTNGTYLNNKRLVSGLPYALQDGDELRFGRIVAHVHIE from the coding sequence GCCCCCGGATGCCGAGCGCTGGCAGACCGCTCCGCTGGCCGAGGGGGAAACCGAGGCGGAAAGCCCATCCCCCAAGGCCCCGGCGACGTTGCTGCGCCTTCGGATCGCCCAGAGCGGCCGCACCATCGAGGTGCGCACTTCCCAGGTCTGTGAGATCGGGCGGCCGGACCCCGGCCTCGGTCTCTTTCCGGATCTCGATCTCTCTCAGGAGGGCCCGGAGGCCATCTGGGTCTCCCGACGTCACGCTTGCATTTTCTACCACGACGGACATTTCTACATCGAGGATCTGGGAAGCACGAACGGAACCTATCTCAACAACAAGCGCCTGGTCTCCGGGCTCCCCTACGCCCTCCAGGATGGAGATGAGCTGCGCTTCGGCCGCATCGTCGCCCACGTGCACATTGAGTAA